From a single Methylosinus sp. H3A genomic region:
- a CDS encoding exopolysaccharide biosynthesis polyprenyl glycosylphosphotransferase, which yields MRKSKRISLYNFAAGFAVFDTIALVLAGFICVGLFGSTSGGAAWSPQEWQIWAIFFAASLQFGLAHIFEVYRTSSILDRRHVLERACLSFLCAFALMICIDAATKSAESYSRLWFFSWVGTSTLLAIAARALVLKRVRQSLAESAFVHRALSIGVFCDPLHPREIESQTHNEEFVVGYAKFDDLTELADLSDRIVQDEIDHVYLAAPWDEIPTVLRNLDLLRHLSTRVFVLPADRRVLADVVDVAKFGDRISFCGIEEPIHGWSLWFKRLEDIALASCVLVLLAPLMALTAIAIKIDSPGPIFFRQRRVGFNGRIFELWKFRSMFVEKTDPHASVQTSRADPRVTRVGRLIRRSSIDELPQLFNVIQGDMSIVGPRPHALSTKTDGRNLEELVDYYAVRHRVKPGMTGWAQVQGFRGELDTLDKLRNRVDCDLYYIDNWTLLLDIGIIFRTMMIVLHDSRAY from the coding sequence ATGCGGAAGTCGAAACGTATTTCGCTGTATAATTTCGCCGCCGGCTTTGCCGTGTTCGATACGATCGCTCTCGTCCTAGCCGGCTTCATTTGCGTCGGTCTTTTCGGCTCGACGAGCGGAGGCGCTGCTTGGTCGCCGCAGGAATGGCAAATCTGGGCGATTTTCTTCGCCGCCTCCCTACAGTTCGGATTGGCGCATATTTTCGAGGTCTATCGAACCTCCTCGATATTGGATCGCCGACATGTGCTTGAGCGCGCGTGTCTGTCCTTTCTCTGCGCTTTCGCGCTGATGATCTGCATAGACGCTGCGACGAAGTCGGCAGAGAGCTATTCCCGCCTCTGGTTCTTTTCCTGGGTCGGGACGAGCACGCTCCTCGCCATCGCCGCGCGGGCATTGGTCTTGAAGCGCGTCCGGCAGTCGCTCGCCGAGAGCGCGTTCGTCCATCGGGCCTTGTCGATCGGCGTGTTCTGCGATCCGCTGCACCCGCGTGAGATCGAGAGCCAGACCCATAATGAGGAGTTCGTCGTCGGATACGCCAAATTCGATGATCTCACCGAGCTCGCGGATTTGTCGGATCGCATCGTGCAGGACGAGATCGATCACGTCTATCTCGCGGCGCCATGGGACGAGATTCCGACCGTTCTCCGCAATCTCGATCTGCTGCGGCATTTGTCGACCCGAGTATTCGTCCTGCCCGCGGATCGGCGCGTTCTCGCCGATGTGGTCGACGTCGCGAAATTCGGCGACCGCATTTCCTTTTGCGGCATAGAGGAGCCGATCCACGGTTGGAGCCTCTGGTTCAAACGTCTCGAAGACATCGCTCTCGCGAGTTGCGTTCTCGTCCTTCTCGCGCCCTTGATGGCCTTGACCGCTATCGCGATCAAGATCGACTCGCCCGGCCCGATCTTCTTTCGTCAGCGACGTGTCGGTTTCAACGGACGCATATTCGAATTGTGGAAATTCCGCTCGATGTTCGTCGAGAAGACCGACCCCCACGCCTCTGTTCAAACCAGCCGCGCCGATCCGCGGGTCACGCGCGTCGGGCGGCTGATCCGCCGCTCGAGCATCGATGAATTGCCCCAATTGTTCAATGTGATCCAGGGGGATATGTCGATCGTCGGCCCGCGCCCGCATGCGCTGTCGACCAAGACCGATGGGCGAAACCTCGAGGAGCTCGTCGACTATTACGCCGTGCGTCACCGGGTGAAGCCGGGCATGACCGGATGGGCGCAAGTTCAGGGATTTCGCGGCGAGCTCGATACTCTGGACAAGCTGCGGAACCGGGTGGACTGCGACCTCTACTATATCGACAATTGGACTTTATTGCTGGATATCGGCATCATATTTCGGACGATGATGATCGTGCTTCACGACTCTCGCGCCTATTGA
- the ilvD gene encoding dihydroxy-acid dehydratase, translated as MPPFRSRTTTHGRNMAGARGLWRATGMKDGDFGKPIIAIANSFTQFVPGHVHLKDLGQLVAREIEKAGGVAKEFDTIAVDDGIAMGHDGMLYSLPSREIIADSVEYMCNAHCADALVCISNCDKITPGMLMAALRLNIPTVFVSGGPMEAGKATLHGESHALDLVDAMVAAGDDKVSDADVAVIERSACPTCGSCSGMFTANSMNCLAEALGLALPGNGTVLATHADRERLFVEAGHLIVDIARRWYEQDDSSVLPRSIAKFEAFENAMTLDIAMGGSTNTVLHILAAAYEADVPFTMEDIDRLSRRVPVLCKVAPSVPDIHLEDVHRAGGIYAILGELARAGLLHTDLPTVHSATLGEALARWDVRVSNSESVATFFRAAPGGVPTQVAFSQSRRFDALDLDREKGAVRDAAHAFSKDGGLAVLTGNLAQDGCIVKTAGVDDSILKFAGPARVFESQDAAVDAILGGRIVAGDVVVIRYEGPRGGPGMQEMLYPTSYLKSKGLGKACALITDGRFSGGTSGLSIGHVSPEAAEGGLIGLVKEGDRIEIDIPARSIRLAVSEDELGKRRAAEEARGKDAWKPAARARKVSKALRAYAAMTTSAARGAVREVPEE; from the coding sequence ATGCCGCCGTTCCGCTCCCGCACCACCACCCATGGACGCAATATGGCGGGCGCGCGCGGCCTGTGGCGCGCCACCGGCATGAAGGACGGCGACTTCGGCAAGCCGATCATCGCCATCGCCAATTCCTTCACGCAATTCGTGCCCGGCCATGTGCATCTGAAAGATCTGGGCCAGCTCGTCGCCCGCGAGATCGAGAAGGCCGGCGGCGTCGCCAAGGAGTTCGACACGATCGCCGTCGATGACGGCATCGCCATGGGCCATGACGGCATGCTCTATTCCCTGCCCTCGCGCGAGATCATCGCCGACAGCGTCGAATATATGTGCAACGCCCATTGCGCCGACGCTCTCGTCTGCATCTCCAATTGCGACAAGATCACGCCCGGCATGCTGATGGCCGCGCTGCGGCTGAACATCCCCACCGTCTTCGTCTCCGGCGGGCCGATGGAGGCCGGCAAGGCCACGCTGCATGGTGAGAGCCATGCGCTCGACCTCGTCGACGCCATGGTCGCGGCCGGCGACGACAAGGTCAGCGACGCCGACGTCGCCGTCATCGAGCGCTCGGCCTGTCCGACCTGCGGCTCCTGCTCCGGCATGTTCACCGCCAATTCCATGAACTGCCTCGCCGAGGCGCTGGGCCTCGCCCTGCCCGGCAACGGCACTGTGCTGGCGACGCACGCCGATCGCGAACGCCTCTTCGTCGAGGCCGGCCATCTCATCGTCGATATCGCCCGCCGCTGGTACGAGCAGGACGATTCCAGCGTGCTGCCGCGCTCCATCGCGAAGTTCGAGGCTTTCGAGAATGCGATGACGCTCGACATCGCCATGGGCGGCTCCACCAACACCGTGCTGCATATTCTCGCCGCGGCCTATGAGGCGGACGTCCCCTTCACCATGGAAGACATCGACCGACTGTCGCGGCGCGTGCCCGTGCTCTGCAAAGTGGCGCCGAGCGTGCCCGACATTCATCTCGAGGATGTGCATCGCGCCGGCGGCATCTACGCCATTTTGGGAGAGCTCGCGCGCGCGGGCCTGCTGCATACCGACTTGCCGACCGTCCATTCGGCGACGCTCGGCGAAGCGCTCGCGCGCTGGGACGTGCGCGTCTCCAACAGCGAGAGCGTCGCGACCTTCTTCCGCGCAGCGCCCGGAGGCGTGCCGACGCAAGTGGCCTTCAGCCAGAGCCGTCGCTTCGACGCGCTCGATCTCGATCGCGAGAAGGGCGCCGTGCGCGACGCCGCCCACGCCTTTTCCAAGGACGGCGGCCTCGCCGTGCTGACCGGCAATCTGGCGCAGGACGGCTGCATCGTGAAGACGGCGGGTGTCGACGACTCCATTCTGAAATTCGCTGGCCCGGCGCGCGTGTTCGAGAGCCAGGACGCCGCGGTGGACGCGATCCTCGGCGGCAGAATCGTCGCCGGCGATGTGGTGGTGATCCGCTATGAGGGGCCGCGCGGCGGGCCGGGCATGCAGGAGATGCTCTATCCGACGAGCTATCTGAAATCGAAAGGCCTCGGCAAGGCCTGCGCGCTCATCACCGATGGACGTTTTTCCGGCGGCACTTCGGGCCTCTCCATCGGCCATGTCTCGCCGGAGGCGGCCGAGGGCGGCCTCATCGGCCTGGTGAAGGAAGGCGACCGCATAGAGATCGACATTCCGGCGCGCTCCATCCGCCTCGCCGTTTCCGAGGACGAGCTGGGGAAGCGCCGCGCCGCGGAAGAGGCCCGCGGCAAGGACGCCTGGAAGCCGGCCGCGCGCGCCCGCAAAGTGTCGAAGGCGCTTCGCGCCTATGCGGCCATGACCACCAGCGCCGCGCGCGGCGCCGTGCGCGAGGTTCCAGAAGAATAA
- a CDS encoding SAM-dependent methyltransferase — MTALFSLDRLLTRTIAAGSLTLVGPDARVRRFGRGAPEVTVEIKDRNLAQKLVLLPDIALGEAYMDGSFIVESGEIYDFFDLCFANFGRSYGHWLWRAYAMARRVQKRLARRNSLTAAPDEIRSHYDLSDELYRLFLDPARQYSCAYYLTQDDTLEQAQEQKLAHLAAKLLLRRGQRVLDIGCGWGELALYLARVADVEVTGLTLSQAQCAYAQQRATETSLDNRVRFRVQDYRKETDRYDRIASVGMFEHVGYGRYCEYFDKLHDLLVDDGVAVMDTTGSASGPLAGSPWIEKYIFPGGQVPALSEIMQAIERAGLFATDIEILRLHYAETLRMWRNRFKANRSRVAEIYDERFCRMWEFYLASCEAGFRHSGLVDFHIQLSKRIDAVPITRDYLYRSCN; from the coding sequence ATGACAGCACTGTTTTCGCTCGATCGACTCTTGACGAGAACCATCGCCGCGGGGTCGCTGACGCTGGTCGGGCCGGACGCCCGCGTGCGCCGCTTCGGGCGAGGCGCGCCCGAGGTGACGGTCGAAATAAAGGATCGCAATCTCGCGCAGAAGCTGGTGCTGCTGCCGGACATCGCTCTCGGCGAAGCCTATATGGACGGGTCGTTCATCGTCGAAAGCGGCGAAATCTACGATTTCTTCGACTTGTGCTTCGCCAATTTCGGCCGAAGCTATGGCCATTGGCTGTGGCGCGCCTATGCTATGGCGCGACGCGTGCAGAAGCGCCTCGCACGTCGCAATTCCCTGACTGCCGCTCCGGACGAAATCCGCTCTCACTACGATCTTTCCGACGAGCTCTATCGCTTGTTTCTGGACCCGGCGCGCCAATATTCCTGCGCCTATTATCTGACGCAGGACGACACGCTCGAGCAGGCTCAGGAGCAAAAGCTCGCGCATCTCGCAGCCAAGCTGCTGTTGAGGCGTGGGCAGCGCGTCCTCGACATCGGATGCGGCTGGGGTGAGCTCGCCCTCTATCTCGCGCGCGTCGCCGACGTCGAGGTGACCGGCCTGACGCTGTCACAGGCGCAATGCGCCTATGCGCAGCAGCGCGCGACAGAGACGAGTCTCGACAATCGCGTTCGATTCCGTGTGCAGGACTATCGCAAGGAGACCGATCGCTATGATCGGATCGCTTCGGTCGGCATGTTCGAGCATGTGGGCTACGGCCGCTATTGCGAATATTTCGACAAGCTCCACGACCTTCTCGTCGACGACGGCGTCGCGGTCATGGACACGACCGGCAGCGCGTCGGGCCCGCTCGCCGGCAGCCCATGGATCGAGAAATATATTTTTCCGGGTGGGCAGGTGCCTGCGCTTTCAGAGATCATGCAGGCGATCGAGCGTGCTGGGCTCTTCGCGACCGACATTGAAATTCTTCGGCTTCATTATGCCGAGACATTGAGGATGTGGCGAAACAGATTCAAGGCCAATCGGTCCCGTGTGGCGGAGATATATGACGAGAGATTCTGCCGGATGTGGGAGTTTTATCTCGCGAGTTGCGAAGCTGGATTTCGACATTCCGGCCTCGTCGACTTCCACATTCAGCTGAGCAAGCGCATCGACGCCGTGCCGATCACCCGCGACTATCTCTATCGCTCGTGCAACTGA
- a CDS encoding ribonuclease T2 family protein translates to MFVQWSLVCAVAALVSLFTPAGVMAQSELETRGGAGGFDFYVLTLSWSPAFCESGGGREYRAQCEPGLGKGFVTHGLWPQYEHGFPSDCDGAATPSRMALEHVAGVYPDEGLARYEWRKHGRCSGKSPTDYFADVRRATESVTIPRLFERPREAQSFAPLDIQRAFIAANPRLRPGMLAVTCRKGALQDVRVCFSRDLREFRPCPEIVRGACRAGEISVPAPL, encoded by the coding sequence ATGTTCGTGCAATGGTCCCTGGTCTGCGCCGTAGCGGCGCTGGTCTCGCTTTTCACGCCGGCGGGCGTCATGGCGCAATCGGAGCTGGAGACGCGCGGAGGCGCGGGCGGCTTCGATTTCTACGTGCTGACGCTCTCCTGGTCGCCGGCCTTTTGCGAGAGCGGCGGCGGCCGCGAATATCGCGCGCAATGCGAGCCCGGCCTCGGCAAAGGCTTCGTCACCCATGGCCTGTGGCCGCAATATGAGCATGGCTTTCCGAGCGATTGCGACGGCGCCGCGACACCCTCGCGCATGGCGCTCGAGCATGTCGCCGGCGTCTATCCCGACGAGGGGCTGGCGCGATACGAATGGCGCAAGCATGGCCGCTGCTCGGGCAAGAGCCCGACCGATTATTTCGCCGATGTGCGCCGCGCCACCGAGAGCGTGACAATCCCACGGCTTTTCGAACGGCCGAGGGAGGCGCAGAGCTTCGCGCCCCTCGATATTCAGCGCGCCTTTATCGCCGCCAATCCGCGGCTGCGGCCGGGCATGCTCGCCGTCACCTGCCGCAAGGGCGCGCTGCAGGATGTGCGCGTTTGCTTCTCGCGCGATCTGCGCGAGTTCCGCCCCTGTCCCGAGATCGTGCGCGGCGCGTGTCGCGCCGGCGAAATCTCCGTGCCGGCGCCTTTGTAG
- a CDS encoding SRPBCC family protein, whose protein sequence is MSFVVARRGFLAALSLAALASSAALAHGPSRQKVTETIEIAAPAEKVWEIVGNFQDLSWLPPVAKTEGTGGNTPDKATRHLTLKNGGEIDELLTKYDAKDFSLAYRIEKVDVKILPVNNYSSTLTVKPQGDKSVVEWKGAFYRGFPNNDPPPELSDEAALKAVTDLYKAGLASLKAKVEGK, encoded by the coding sequence ATGTCATTCGTCGTCGCGCGCCGGGGGTTCCTGGCCGCCTTGTCGCTAGCGGCTCTGGCCTCGTCGGCCGCGCTCGCTCACGGCCCCTCCCGCCAGAAGGTGACGGAGACGATCGAGATCGCCGCTCCGGCCGAGAAGGTCTGGGAAATCGTCGGCAATTTCCAGGATTTGAGCTGGCTGCCCCCCGTCGCCAAGACGGAAGGAACGGGCGGCAACACGCCCGACAAGGCGACCCGTCATCTCACGCTGAAGAATGGCGGCGAGATCGACGAGCTGCTCACCAAATATGACGCGAAGGACTTCTCGCTCGCCTATCGCATCGAGAAGGTGGATGTGAAGATCCTGCCGGTGAACAATTATTCGTCGACGCTGACGGTGAAGCCGCAGGGCGACAAGAGCGTCGTGGAATGGAAAGGCGCCTTCTACCGCGGTTTCCCGAACAACGACCCGCCGCCGGAACTCTCCGACGAGGCGGCGCTGAAGGCGGTGACCGATCTCTACAAGGCCGGCCTCGCCTCGCTGAAGGCCAAGGTCGAGGGCAAGTGA
- a CDS encoding 23S rRNA (adenine(2030)-N(6))-methyltransferase RlmJ: MNYRHGFHAGNFADVFKHALLARLLLYLTRKDTPFRVIDTHAGEGAYDLSADEAERTGEWRGGIGRLADLSGADARSRDLLAPYLDVVGPLGAEGRPALYPGSPLIATRFLRAQDRAVFCELRPDAFEALQTRFARDKRVKTIHLDGYVGLFAFVPPKERRGLVLIDPPFEQRDETERMLKTFLEAHRKWPTGIYALWRPIKDAAEQRWLIGALRSSGVKKILRLDLCVGGAAEDTKLRSTGLIVVNPPFTFEEEARAISAFLAERLAQGPGAGCEIEWVSSE; the protein is encoded by the coding sequence ATGAATTATCGCCATGGGTTCCACGCCGGCAATTTCGCCGATGTGTTCAAGCATGCGCTGCTGGCGCGGCTTCTCCTCTATCTCACGCGCAAGGACACGCCGTTCCGCGTCATCGACACGCATGCGGGGGAGGGCGCTTACGACCTCTCCGCCGACGAGGCCGAGCGCACGGGCGAATGGCGCGGCGGCATAGGCCGGCTCGCCGATCTCTCTGGCGCCGATGCGCGATCGCGCGATTTGCTCGCGCCATATCTCGATGTCGTGGGACCGCTCGGCGCCGAGGGACGGCCGGCGCTCTATCCCGGCTCGCCGCTGATCGCGACGCGCTTCTTGCGCGCGCAGGATCGCGCCGTCTTCTGCGAATTGCGGCCCGACGCTTTCGAAGCGCTTCAGACGCGCTTCGCGCGCGACAAGCGCGTGAAAACCATCCATCTCGACGGCTATGTCGGCCTCTTCGCCTTCGTGCCGCCGAAGGAGCGACGCGGGCTCGTGCTGATCGATCCGCCTTTCGAGCAGCGCGACGAGACCGAGCGCATGCTGAAGACTTTTCTCGAGGCGCATCGCAAATGGCCGACTGGGATTTATGCGCTGTGGCGGCCGATCAAGGATGCGGCGGAGCAGCGCTGGTTGATCGGCGCTTTGCGCTCCAGCGGCGTGAAGAAGATTTTGCGCCTCGATCTTTGCGTCGGCGGCGCGGCAGAGGATACGAAGCTACGCAGCACCGGCCTCATCGTCGTCAATCCGCCTTTCACCTTCGAGGAGGAGGCGCGGGCGATCTCGGCCTTTCTCGCGGAGCGCCTGGCGCAGGGGCCGGGCGCCGGATGCGAGATCGAATGGGTGAGCAGCGAATGA
- a CDS encoding vitamin B12-dependent ribonucleotide reductase yields MKIDRRHTRAGQSPYADIEFRAARSEIRNPDGSVVFSLENIDAPADWSQVAIDVLAQKYFRKAGVPTRLKRVEEHDTPSFLWRSVPDSEALAQLPKAERSSSETSAREVFDRLAGAWAYWGWKGGYFDSEEDASAFQDELRFMLARQMAAPNSPQWFNTGLHWAYGVDGPSQGHFYVDHQTGKLTKSKTAYEHPQPHACFIQSVEDDLVNDGGIMDLWVREARLFKYGSGTGSNFSKLRGEKEKLSGGGSSSGLMSFLKIGDRAAGAIKSGGTTRRAAKMVVVDVDHPDIEAFIDWKVKEEEKVAALVTGSKTVKKHLKAVMRACVNCEGPGFDCFDPEKNPALKREIRAARRAEVPDNYIKRVIQFARQGYKDISFDTYDTDWDSEAYLTVSGQNSNNTVRVTDEFLKSVETDGDWTLTRRLDGKPSKVLKARELWEKIGYAAWASADPGIQFHTTINDWHTCPAGGAIRASNPCSEYMFLDDTACNLASLNLLQFRDPQTKRIDVDSYEHAVRLWTIVLEISVLMAQFPSREIAQLSYEYRTLGLGYANVGGLLMSSGIAYDSDAGRALCGALSAIMTGVAYRASAEMAKERGPFAGFDANREAMLRVIRNHRRAAHGQRAGYEALATAPVPLDHAACPDAALIARATRAWDEALALGEEHGYRNAQVSVVAPTGTIGLVMDCDTTGIEPDFALVKFKKLAGGGYLKIVNRAAPEALRTLGYREAEIAEIEAYAVGHASLSNAPAINTTSLRARGFTDEKIETVEKALASAFDIKFVFNKWTLGADFLTGALKIPTAALEDSSFDLLTHLGFTRQEIEAANIHICGAMTLEGAPHLKVEHYPVFDCANPCGRTGKRYLSVESHIRMMAAAQPFISGAISKTINMPNDATIEDCEAAYLLSWKLALKANALYRDGSKLSQPLSSQLVSDADDEAEEVAEEILSANAPARAAAIAERIVERVVHQVVREREKLPNRRKSYIQKATVGGHKVYLHTGEYADGRLGEIFIDMHKEGAAFRSLMNNFAIAISLGLQYGVPLEEYVDAFTFTRFEPAGPVQGNDAIKYATSIIDYVFRELAVSYLGRTDLAHVSPDDIGHDALGKGEHEGKVSESASSVVSKGLLRSKTDRLMLVRGGATALREDVAAETEQPLSELGWTAPTRPMDSVAEKRAEARMKGYVGEACPECANFTLVRNGTCLKCETCGSTTGCS; encoded by the coding sequence ATGAAGATCGACCGACGCCACACAAGAGCCGGACAGTCCCCCTATGCGGACATAGAGTTTCGCGCGGCGCGCAGCGAAATCCGCAATCCTGACGGCTCGGTGGTGTTCTCGCTCGAGAATATCGACGCGCCCGCCGACTGGAGCCAGGTCGCGATCGACGTGCTGGCGCAGAAATATTTCCGCAAGGCCGGCGTGCCGACGCGGCTGAAGCGTGTCGAAGAGCATGACACGCCGAGCTTCCTGTGGCGCTCGGTCCCCGATTCGGAGGCGCTCGCGCAATTGCCGAAGGCGGAGCGCTCCTCCTCCGAGACCTCGGCGCGCGAAGTGTTCGACCGCTTGGCCGGCGCCTGGGCCTATTGGGGCTGGAAGGGCGGCTATTTCGACTCGGAAGAGGACGCCTCCGCCTTTCAGGACGAGCTGCGCTTCATGCTCGCCCGGCAAATGGCCGCGCCCAATTCGCCGCAATGGTTCAACACCGGCCTGCACTGGGCCTATGGCGTCGACGGCCCCAGCCAGGGTCATTTCTATGTCGACCACCAGACCGGCAAGCTGACCAAATCCAAGACCGCCTATGAGCATCCGCAGCCGCATGCCTGCTTCATCCAGTCAGTGGAGGACGATCTCGTCAATGACGGCGGCATAATGGACCTCTGGGTGCGCGAGGCGCGCCTGTTCAAATATGGCTCCGGCACCGGCTCCAATTTCTCCAAGCTGCGCGGCGAGAAGGAGAAGCTCTCGGGCGGCGGCTCCTCCTCCGGCCTCATGTCCTTCCTGAAGATCGGCGACCGCGCGGCGGGCGCGATCAAATCCGGCGGCACCACGCGCCGCGCCGCGAAAATGGTGGTGGTCGACGTCGACCATCCCGATATCGAGGCCTTCATCGATTGGAAGGTGAAGGAGGAGGAGAAGGTCGCCGCGCTCGTCACCGGCTCCAAGACCGTCAAGAAGCATCTGAAAGCCGTGATGCGCGCCTGCGTCAATTGCGAGGGGCCGGGCTTCGACTGTTTCGACCCGGAGAAGAATCCGGCGCTGAAGCGCGAGATCCGCGCCGCGCGCCGTGCCGAAGTGCCGGACAATTACATCAAGCGCGTCATTCAATTCGCGCGTCAGGGCTATAAGGATATTTCCTTCGACACCTATGACACCGATTGGGACAGCGAGGCCTATCTCACCGTCTCAGGCCAGAACTCCAACAACACCGTGCGCGTCACCGACGAATTCCTGAAATCGGTGGAGACGGACGGCGATTGGACGCTGACGCGCCGGCTCGACGGCAAGCCGTCGAAAGTGCTGAAGGCCCGCGAATTGTGGGAGAAGATCGGCTATGCCGCCTGGGCCTCGGCCGATCCCGGCATTCAGTTCCACACGACGATCAATGATTGGCACACCTGCCCGGCCGGCGGCGCCATACGCGCCTCCAATCCGTGCTCGGAATATATGTTCCTCGACGACACGGCCTGCAATCTCGCCTCGCTGAACCTGCTGCAGTTCCGCGATCCGCAAACCAAGCGCATCGACGTCGATTCCTACGAGCATGCCGTGCGGCTGTGGACCATCGTGCTGGAAATCTCCGTGCTGATGGCGCAATTCCCCTCGCGGGAGATCGCGCAGCTCTCTTACGAATATCGCACGCTCGGCCTCGGCTACGCCAATGTCGGCGGTCTGCTGATGTCCTCCGGCATCGCCTATGACAGCGACGCCGGCCGCGCTCTATGCGGCGCGCTCTCGGCGATCATGACCGGCGTCGCCTATCGCGCCTCGGCGGAAATGGCCAAGGAGCGCGGGCCCTTCGCCGGCTTCGACGCCAATCGCGAAGCGATGCTGCGCGTCATTCGCAATCATCGCCGCGCCGCCCATGGCCAGCGCGCCGGCTACGAGGCCCTCGCCACCGCGCCCGTGCCGCTCGACCACGCCGCCTGCCCCGATGCGGCGCTCATCGCCCGCGCGACGCGAGCCTGGGACGAGGCACTCGCGCTCGGCGAGGAGCATGGCTATCGCAATGCGCAAGTCTCCGTCGTCGCGCCGACCGGCACGATCGGCCTCGTCATGGATTGCGACACCACCGGCATAGAGCCGGATTTCGCTCTGGTGAAATTCAAGAAGCTCGCCGGCGGCGGCTATTTGAAAATCGTCAATCGCGCCGCGCCGGAAGCGCTGCGCACGCTCGGCTATCGGGAAGCGGAGATCGCCGAGATCGAGGCCTATGCCGTCGGCCACGCCTCGCTCTCCAACGCCCCGGCGATCAACACCACCTCGCTGCGCGCGCGCGGCTTCACCGACGAGAAGATCGAGACGGTCGAGAAGGCGCTCGCTTCCGCCTTCGACATCAAATTCGTCTTCAACAAATGGACGCTCGGCGCGGATTTCCTCACCGGCGCGCTGAAGATTCCGACGGCGGCGCTGGAAGATTCGAGCTTCGACCTGCTGACCCATCTCGGCTTCACCCGGCAGGAGATCGAGGCGGCCAATATCCATATCTGTGGCGCCATGACTCTCGAAGGCGCGCCGCATTTGAAGGTCGAGCACTATCCCGTGTTCGATTGCGCCAATCCGTGCGGGCGCACGGGCAAGCGCTATCTCTCCGTCGAGAGCCACATTCGCATGATGGCGGCGGCGCAGCCCTTCATCTCGGGCGCGATCTCCAAGACGATCAACATGCCCAATGACGCGACGATCGAGGATTGCGAGGCGGCCTATCTCCTCTCCTGGAAGCTGGCGCTCAAAGCCAACGCGCTCTATCGCGACGGCTCCAAGCTCTCGCAGCCGCTCTCCTCGCAGCTCGTCTCCGACGCCGACGACGAGGCGGAGGAAGTCGCCGAAGAGATCCTCTCCGCCAATGCGCCTGCGCGCGCGGCGGCGATCGCCGAGCGCATCGTCGAGCGCGTGGTGCATCAAGTGGTGCGCGAGCGCGAGAAACTGCCGAACCGGCGCAAGAGCTACATCCAGAAGGCGACCGTGGGCGGCCACAAGGTCTATCTGCACACGGGCGAATATGCCGACGGGCGCCTCGGCGAGATCTTCATCGACATGCACAAGGAGGGCGCGGCCTTCCGCAGCCTGATGAATAATTTCGCCATCGCCATCTCGCTCGGGCTGCAATATGGCGTGCCGCTCGAGGAATATGTCGACGCTTTCACCTTCACGCGCTTCGAGCCGGCGGGCCCGGTGCAGGGCAATGACGCGATCAAATATGCGACATCGATCATCGACTATGTGTTCCGCGAATTGGCGGTCTCCTATCTCGGCCGCACCGATCTCGCCCATGTATCGCCGGACGATATCGGCCATGACGCGCTCGGCAAGGGCGAGCACGAGGGCAAGGTCTCGGAGAGCGCTTCTTCCGTCGTGTCGAAAGGCCTGCTGCGCTCCAAGACGGATCGGCTGATGCTGGTGCGCGGCGGCGCGACCGCGCTGCGCGAGGACGTCGCCGCCGAGACGGAGCAGCCCTTGTCGGAGCTCGGCTGGACGGCGCCGACACGTCCGATGGACAGCGTCGCCGAAAAGCGCGCCGAGGCGCGGATGAAAGGCTATGTGGGCGAGGCCTGCCCGGAGTGCGCGAATTTCACGCTGGTGCGCAATGGGACATGTCTGAAATGCGAGACGTGCGGAAGTACGACTGGGTGTAGCTGA